In a genomic window of Dyadobacter fermentans DSM 18053:
- a CDS encoding DUF7133 domain-containing protein gives MLKITLSVSAFLLMLWTTTGTLKEETRPEARTLARADSLPNAAAWPAELNVTHFAGHDLTPSPACLAVAPTGEVFVGVDMIGSLGKTPGKGSIVRLVDTNNDGKVDQHTTFAMLDNPRGIIAQGDQVFVLHTTFSKETGKASGMDLVVLEDKNHDGVADGPAKPLIQNVCSPKFLQSRGTDHATNGIRMGIDGWIYIAVGDFGFHDALDRSGKKMTQLGGGIVRVRPDGTEMEVYTHGLRNIYDVAIDPYMNIFTRDNTNDGGGWNIRFSNQIQSGEYGYPVLFKNFTEEIIPALVDLGGGSGTGSLFMDDPTWPAKYNRVPMMADWGRSQVYVHRITPDGPTFQQKEEEFIKLSQVTDLDIDASGRVYLAAWDGAGYSGNPGKGFIVRAVPKDWQYKAFKDISKSSVKQLAALLRSESAVQRLAAQQELLKRSPKDAAKAAWGVANDQKAPAYVRVAGMYTYVQAAGADGIDNLVKLASDDTMREYALRALADRKSYVAQVPVEPFLKALDGGNPREKLAAAIALGRLGRQEGAQALLKVKVPASFKAPAKGTEGPHATPNSAIVTPHIAVRALVALNAVDACVNAIGTENSTIALWALRYMHDPKAVDGLIAAYGKTSDQALKGQILTTLGRIYKKEADYDGSWWWSTRPDTHGPYYKGIDWEGSAKIKDFLTAEWNKATDKQLYADLNARNRMGITEFGGEEVVAAKEEVKIDLEKIRNKKGQVGESSIEDVMLAMAKIQGDPALGRKLFTKQGCVACHSLSRNEVMKGPFMGQIGSIMNREQIAESILKPNASISQGFASVLITTKGDKTYMGFVSEESAEKLVIRDIAGQVNTLKVAHITSRKEMETSMMPPGLANELSYEEFASLITFLSQQKK, from the coding sequence ATGTTAAAAATTACATTAAGCGTATCGGCGTTCCTGCTCATGCTGTGGACAACGACTGGCACCCTGAAAGAAGAAACAAGACCCGAAGCCCGCACCCTGGCCCGGGCCGATTCACTTCCCAACGCCGCTGCATGGCCCGCGGAACTGAATGTGACGCATTTTGCAGGCCACGACCTTACGCCAAGCCCGGCCTGTTTGGCCGTGGCACCCACGGGCGAAGTCTTTGTAGGCGTGGATATGATCGGGTCGTTGGGCAAAACCCCCGGCAAAGGAAGCATTGTGCGGCTTGTCGATACGAATAACGACGGCAAGGTAGACCAGCACACGACTTTCGCAATGCTCGACAACCCCCGCGGCATTATCGCGCAAGGAGATCAGGTTTTTGTGCTACACACCACTTTTTCCAAAGAAACCGGCAAGGCGTCGGGGATGGACCTGGTGGTGCTGGAAGATAAAAACCACGACGGCGTGGCCGATGGCCCTGCCAAGCCGCTGATCCAGAACGTGTGTTCGCCGAAATTCCTGCAAAGCCGCGGTACCGACCACGCTACAAATGGTATCCGAATGGGTATCGACGGCTGGATTTACATTGCCGTGGGCGACTTTGGTTTCCACGACGCGCTGGACCGTTCGGGCAAGAAAATGACGCAGCTCGGCGGCGGCATCGTGCGCGTACGGCCGGATGGCACCGAAATGGAGGTGTACACGCACGGCTTGCGGAACATTTACGATGTGGCCATTGACCCATACATGAACATTTTCACCCGCGACAATACCAATGACGGCGGCGGTTGGAACATCCGTTTCAGCAATCAGATCCAGTCTGGAGAATATGGATATCCGGTGTTGTTCAAAAATTTTACGGAAGAAATCATCCCTGCATTGGTCGACCTTGGCGGCGGTTCGGGAACCGGCTCGCTCTTCATGGACGATCCTACATGGCCTGCCAAATACAACCGCGTACCGATGATGGCCGACTGGGGCCGCAGCCAGGTGTACGTCCACCGTATCACCCCAGACGGGCCTACTTTCCAGCAAAAAGAAGAAGAATTTATCAAACTTTCACAGGTAACCGACCTGGATATCGACGCTTCGGGACGTGTTTATTTGGCCGCCTGGGATGGCGCCGGTTACTCGGGTAACCCCGGCAAAGGATTTATTGTGCGTGCAGTGCCTAAGGACTGGCAGTATAAGGCTTTCAAAGACATCAGCAAGTCGTCGGTGAAACAGCTGGCTGCATTGCTGCGGTCGGAGAGTGCGGTACAACGCCTTGCGGCGCAGCAGGAATTGCTCAAACGATCTCCCAAAGATGCAGCGAAAGCAGCATGGGGCGTCGCCAATGATCAGAAGGCGCCTGCCTACGTGCGCGTGGCAGGTATGTACACTTACGTGCAGGCAGCAGGGGCGGACGGGATCGATAACCTGGTGAAGCTCGCTTCGGACGATACCATGCGCGAATACGCATTGCGTGCATTGGCCGACCGCAAATCCTACGTTGCCCAAGTACCGGTGGAGCCTTTCCTGAAAGCGCTCGACGGTGGCAATCCGCGCGAAAAGCTGGCCGCAGCCATTGCTTTGGGGCGTTTGGGCCGCCAGGAAGGCGCACAGGCGTTGCTGAAAGTGAAAGTTCCGGCATCGTTTAAAGCACCCGCGAAAGGTACCGAAGGCCCGCACGCTACGCCGAACTCTGCCATTGTAACGCCGCACATCGCGGTGCGCGCGCTGGTGGCGTTGAATGCCGTGGATGCGTGTGTGAATGCCATCGGAACCGAAAATTCAACGATCGCGCTCTGGGCATTGCGTTACATGCACGATCCCAAAGCGGTAGACGGCCTGATCGCCGCCTACGGCAAAACGTCCGATCAGGCGTTGAAAGGCCAGATTTTGACGACACTAGGCCGGATCTACAAGAAAGAAGCCGACTACGACGGCTCCTGGTGGTGGAGCACCCGCCCGGATACCCACGGCCCGTACTACAAGGGTATCGACTGGGAAGGATCTGCGAAAATCAAAGATTTCCTGACGGCAGAGTGGAACAAAGCTACGGACAAGCAGTTATACGCCGACCTGAATGCGCGTAACCGCATGGGCATTACGGAATTCGGCGGCGAGGAAGTGGTTGCAGCCAAGGAAGAAGTGAAAATCGACCTTGAAAAAATACGTAATAAGAAAGGCCAGGTGGGCGAATCGTCGATTGAGGATGTGATGCTGGCGATGGCGAAAATACAAGGTGATCCCGCGCTGGGCCGCAAATTGTTCACCAAGCAGGGCTGCGTGGCCTGCCACAGCCTGAGCCGCAACGAAGTAATGAAAGGGCCATTTATGGGTCAGATTGGCTCGATTATGAACCGCGAGCAGATTGCGGAGTCTATTTTGAAGCCAAATGCGTCTATTTCGCAAGGATTTGCGTCGGTGCTCATCACTACCAAAGGCGACAAGACCTACATGGGTTTTGTGTCGGAAGAATCGGCTGAGAAGTTGGTGATCCGGGACATTGCGGGCCAGGTCAACACGCTGAAAGTAGCCCACATTACCTCGCGCAAAGAAATGGAAACGTCGATGATGCCCCCGGGATTGGCCAATGAGCTTTCGTATGAAGAATTTGCTTCATTGATTACATTCCTTTCGCAGCAGAAGAAGTAA
- a CDS encoding HEAT repeat domain-containing protein, with the protein MAFYDLSKSERADRVSAIGNDIRQALLAQKAENVRVYYADDDTYIRKTAYVASGRLYEEEASLRPAVHTMLAGFLTDDDFRVRQTAINAAGEIGRKHFEEVRTIFDEGLQDTHHAPRNAVIGSVKKMGEVNPIPVLAWARQYLHHPDKEIRREICHGIELRGRKHPEDILPLLQELQHDHTARVRGTLVHVIGQIAYKKGCLLKVLNHLKTWENRQLVYDALEEIVDVHHRYRDFAALTQEEAARMVDEHYPERGQANRIHR; encoded by the coding sequence GTGGCATTTTACGACCTCTCGAAATCCGAACGGGCCGATCGCGTGTCGGCAATTGGCAATGATATCAGACAGGCGCTACTCGCTCAGAAGGCTGAAAATGTGCGGGTGTATTATGCAGATGATGACACGTATATCCGCAAGACGGCTTATGTCGCCTCCGGTCGCTTGTACGAGGAGGAAGCTTCATTGCGCCCTGCGGTGCACACAATGCTCGCCGGATTTTTGACAGACGATGATTTCAGGGTTCGCCAAACGGCGATCAATGCGGCGGGAGAGATTGGGAGGAAGCATTTCGAAGAAGTTCGAACGATTTTCGACGAAGGTTTGCAAGATACTCACCACGCACCGCGCAATGCGGTGATCGGTTCGGTGAAGAAAATGGGGGAGGTGAACCCGATTCCGGTGCTGGCCTGGGCACGGCAATATTTACACCATCCCGACAAAGAAATCCGGCGGGAGATATGCCATGGCATCGAACTGCGCGGGCGCAAGCATCCCGAAGATATCCTGCCGCTTTTACAGGAGCTGCAGCACGACCACACCGCACGCGTGCGCGGAACGCTGGTGCACGTGATTGGTCAGATCGCATATAAAAAAGGCTGCCTGCTCAAAGTCCTCAACCATTTGAAAACCTGGGAGAACCGGCAGCTGGTTTATGATGCATTGGAAGAGATCGTGGACGTGCATCACCGCTACCGCGATTTTGCCGCACTCACCCAGGAAGAAGCAGCGCGAATGGTCGATGAGCATTATCCCGAACGCGGCCAGGCCAATCGCATTCATCGATAG
- a CDS encoding HipA family kinase produces the protein MDNDLVSLRTVNVLRYLTPLREGGSLPAIAEADDDFLYVLKFRGAGQGTKALISELIGGELARFLGLKVPEIVFANLDEGFGRTEPDEEIQDLLKASTGLNLAMHYLSGAITFDPVVTKVPPRLASEIVWLDSFLTNVDRTARNTNMLMWHKELWLIDHGAALYFHHSWDNWQEQAKRPFAQVKDHVLLKSATMLEEVNAEFRERLAGGIIPAVVSLIPDDWLLRDAPFETADEHRQAYVSYLKARLSASETFVKGAQDVR, from the coding sequence ATGGACAACGATCTTGTCAGCCTGCGGACCGTCAACGTGCTGCGTTATCTGACACCCCTGCGCGAGGGCGGCTCTCTTCCCGCCATTGCCGAGGCCGATGACGATTTTTTGTATGTATTAAAATTCAGGGGCGCAGGGCAGGGTACCAAAGCATTGATTTCGGAGCTGATAGGAGGGGAATTGGCGCGGTTTCTGGGGTTGAAAGTACCTGAAATCGTGTTCGCTAATCTGGATGAGGGCTTTGGCCGGACTGAACCCGACGAGGAGATCCAGGACCTGCTCAAAGCCAGCACCGGCCTTAACCTGGCGATGCATTACCTGTCAGGCGCCATTACTTTCGATCCCGTTGTGACGAAGGTGCCGCCTCGGCTCGCTTCCGAGATCGTGTGGCTGGACAGCTTTCTTACCAATGTAGACCGTACGGCCCGCAACACCAACATGCTGATGTGGCACAAAGAGCTCTGGCTGATCGACCACGGCGCGGCGCTCTACTTCCACCATTCGTGGGATAACTGGCAGGAACAGGCCAAACGGCCTTTCGCGCAGGTGAAGGACCACGTGTTGCTGAAAAGTGCGACCATGCTGGAAGAAGTAAATGCCGAATTCCGCGAGCGGCTTGCGGGTGGCATTATCCCGGCGGTGGTATCCCTCATTCCCGACGACTGGTTGCTTCGCGACGCGCCTTTTGAAACGGCCGACGAGCACAGGCAGGCTTACGTGTCATACCTGAAAGCCCGCCTGTCGGCATCCGAAACATTTGTGAAAGGAGCGCAGGATGTCAGATAA
- a CDS encoding DUF3037 domain-containing protein: MSDKFLYEYAVLRIVPRVEREEFINAGVVLYCPSRGFLSCCIELDPQRLRALCAETDPAEVQAYLDAFRQICVGNRQCGSPIAALPAASRFRWLTATRSTVLQTSRVHPGFCTDPGETLRMLFEQQVK; encoded by the coding sequence ATGTCAGATAAGTTTTTATACGAATATGCAGTCCTGCGCATTGTACCGCGTGTGGAGCGTGAAGAGTTTATCAATGCGGGCGTGGTGCTGTACTGTCCATCCCGGGGTTTTCTGTCATGCTGTATCGAACTCGATCCTCAGCGGCTCCGGGCCCTTTGTGCGGAAACTGACCCGGCCGAAGTGCAGGCGTATCTTGATGCATTCAGGCAAATTTGCGTGGGTAACCGGCAATGCGGGAGCCCTATTGCTGCATTGCCTGCGGCATCACGCTTTCGCTGGCTTACGGCTACCCGCAGCACCGTTTTACAAACGTCCAGAGTCCATCCGGGTTTTTGTACAGATCCCGGTGAGACATTGCGGATGCTTTTTGAACAACAGGTAAAATAA
- a CDS encoding LytR/AlgR family response regulator transcription factor: MLKTLIIDDEQKARNVLNHYLNSSVRQEVDIRHAESVKEALKVLESFQPDIVFLDVEMPHQNGFEFLLARKNPPYDIVFTTAFNQYAIQAIRFSALDYLLKPVDPEELQSAIDRHIEKVKEKPKQETQQLYDNLVHNIEKKNIRDFRLAVPSSEGVFFFTLDEILRLEADKNYTAIHLIGKRPFLASKTLKHFDEMLGEFNFIRTHKSHLVNPKYIKQVTHNNQFLLLSDGSRIEISRRKKELVQQYLKLK, encoded by the coding sequence ATGCTCAAAACACTGATTATCGATGACGAACAGAAAGCACGCAATGTTCTGAATCACTACCTGAACAGCTCGGTCAGGCAAGAGGTCGACATCCGGCATGCCGAGTCGGTCAAAGAAGCGCTGAAAGTATTGGAAAGCTTCCAGCCCGACATTGTTTTTCTGGATGTGGAAATGCCGCACCAAAACGGCTTCGAGTTTTTGCTGGCCAGAAAAAATCCGCCCTACGACATCGTCTTCACGACGGCTTTCAACCAGTATGCCATCCAGGCGATCCGGTTCAGCGCGCTCGACTACCTCCTCAAACCGGTAGATCCCGAAGAACTGCAATCGGCGATAGACCGTCACATCGAAAAAGTGAAGGAAAAACCGAAGCAGGAAACGCAGCAGCTCTACGACAATCTCGTCCACAATATCGAGAAGAAGAACATCCGCGATTTCCGGCTCGCCGTTCCGTCGAGCGAAGGTGTATTTTTCTTTACGCTCGACGAAATTCTCCGTTTGGAAGCCGATAAGAACTACACGGCAATTCACCTGATCGGAAAACGGCCGTTTCTGGCGAGTAAAACGCTGAAACATTTCGACGAAATGCTGGGAGAATTTAATTTCATCAGAACGCATAAATCGCACCTCGTAAATCCGAAGTACATTAAGCAGGTGACGCACAACAACCAGTTCCTGCTGCTGTCGGACGGTTCGAGGATCGAGATTTCGCGACGGAAGAAGGAGCTGGTTCAGCAGTATCTGAAATTGAAATGA